Below is a genomic region from Dioscorea cayenensis subsp. rotundata cultivar TDr96_F1 chromosome 14, TDr96_F1_v2_PseudoChromosome.rev07_lg8_w22 25.fasta, whole genome shotgun sequence.
tattaaacaatacaattagagatgatgttaagcacacttagaaggagttgagAGTATATACTAAAGTTatcttgataattaattatggcAGCCGTTAAGTGTCAATCATGTTCTAGGTTTGAACCGTgaaaattcaaaggcctactagccccaataagccatggtgactaggtctaaatTACTAGGACTTAAGATGGactctcttccaccccagcctcctcTGTTTGTCTTAAGTACGGGAAtcagaccctaagcctaaggctaagagaaaatcaatccctaatccggaaacctccatgagaagagaccaatcagacCCTAAGCCTAAAGGATAATCAATCAGTAATccggaaacctagctatgcttaacctcttagaacatgcatagatctatcatggcatgagcatcatcaatatgggggcatatcctcctcatccacatgaacatgtaataatcaattttgaacatgcaatgattacgaaaactagaaaaatttatataaacaatcaagattcataaacaataaccAAGGGatctagacatacaattcccctcgaattaggttcttatggttcatacaaaataaagtatcaaagcacaagagaaccacaagatcaaataaagaataaatactTGTTTAATGAATTAGGAACACTTGATTATTTTTCACTTtagccatttcttttcttttctttcttctttgttattattttatttttccatagtGTTTTCTGATTCCTTCTCTCTTGCTTGATCAGTATATGCCACCGAAAGGCAAAGCACCAAGACTGGAAGTAAGTGAGAGCAATGTAGAAAGAATGATTGGAACCAGATTGAGAATAACTCTATTGAATGAAATAGGATTTTTGATAGTGAGTATTGAGGGAGAGCAGTTGGACACTATGGAAAATCAAGGGAACCGGCATAGGACCCTTTCAGATTATGCTTTCCCCACTCTGACTGTTCTCTGTTGAGTATAGTGCTCCCACCAGTTACAAGAAACAACTTTGAGCTTCAGCCTGTGTTTATACAGATGGTTCAGAATTCAGTACAGTTCCATGGATTATTGGATGAGGATCCTAGCAGTCATATTAGGGGATTCCTCAAAGTATGTGACATACTTAAGATATACAACATTTCTGACAACGCCATCAGACTTTTCTTATTCCCATTTTCACTAAAAGGAAGAGCTAAATAGTGGCTTTAAGCTCTTCCTCGAGCATCTATCAAGACTTGGGAAAAGCTAGTCAAAGCATTCTTGGCCTGTTATTTTCCTCTAGAAAGAACTACTAAGTTGCATCAAGAGATTACATGTTATGCATTGTTGGATACTGAATCGTTATTCAAAATGTGGTAGTGATTTAAAGACTTGTTGAGAAAATGTCTGCATCATAACCTCCCTGAGTGGATGAAAGTTTAGATTTTCCATCAAGAGCTCTTTCAGAGTACCCAACAGCTCATTGATTCGGCAGTGGGAGGATCACTTGGCAGTAAGACCTCGGAGATAGCCAAGCAGTcgattgaggaatagtcattaaCAATTTTCATTGAAATTCGAGAGGTAAATTAGTGGTAAAGCTAGCCAGGATGATCTAATTTAGTGAAGTCACAGCACTAGCAGCTCAGGTAGAAGCCTTGAGCCAAAAGATGTATAATTTGTTTACTCAAAAATCAGCTACAGTCATGGCGTGTGACACGTGTGAGGGAGGACATACCTCGATAGATTGTTCCATTGTCAGAGTGGTGCACGGACCCAGTTAACAAGTATATTTCATTGGTAGTGCCTTTCGACAAAACGGAACCGCTATAGTGGTACATACAACCAAAGATGATAGAATCACCTTAATTTTTCTTGGGGGAATCCAGGGTAGCAACAAAAGCCCCCACCAAGATTTCCTCCTCACCAACAGAATGACAAGAGACCCACATTAGAGGAAGTTCTCACTAGGTTTACTCAGAGTACAAACATTAAGTTCCAGTAGTCAAATAACCAGTTCAAAAACAAAGAAGCATCGATGAGAAACAAGCAAGCTTCTCTCCAGaatttggagaaccaagtgggatgGATTACCAAACTAGTATCCAAATGGCCTCAAGGAAGCTTACTAAGTAATACTGAAGCAAATCCCCATGTGCATCTTAAGGCAATTCCTCTACGAAGTGGTGAAAAAGTGGGGATGGGTGGTGATAAGATGATAAAGATGGAAAAGGAGCCAGAAATTAAGGTTATTGAGAGCCTGGCAAGGAAAAGCGAGCCTACTTCGATTGTTGAGAAGAGAACACCACCACTGGTGAAGGAGTACATTCTCTGCCTCCTTTACCCATTAAGATTGTTGAATGATCATACAGACAAACAATTCAAGAGATTTCTGGACTTGTTGAAGCAATTGCATATTAGTGTCCCATTTGTTGAAGCCTTATctcaaatgccaaagtatgcaaagtttctcaaggacctactAACAAACAAGCGGAAATCTAAGGAGGTATCAACAGTAACATTGAGCGAAGGAAGCTCAGCGTTGCTTCAGAAATGACTACTGAAAAAACAGAAAGATCTAAGGAGTTTTACTATCCCTTGTGACATTGGTGAAATAGTTAATGAAAAAGCCCTAGTGAACCTAGGTACTAGAATTAATGTGATGCCTTGCCATGTTCAATAGGCTTGGACTTTGTGACCTTAAACTAACTAGGATGACATTGCAACTAGCGGACTCCTCCATTAGACATCTTAGGGGAATCATAGAAGACATTTTGGTTAAggttgataaatttattttcccGGTAGATTTGATGATTCTAGATCTAGATGAGGATATTGAAGTGAAACTCATTCTTGGTAGTTCATTCCTAGCCATCTCCAAAGCCCTCATTGATGTTAGCAATGGTAGAATGAAACTTAGGGTTGGGGATAAGGAAGTTATGTTCGCTTTATCTGATGCAATAAAACATCCTTctacttttgatgatactttatatttccTTGATAAGACTGatttaattgttgatgaatGTGTGCAGGAAATCTTGCACAAGGAGCCTTTTAAGGAGTAATTCGATGCCCTTCATATTGAAGAGACCACCCCTTTACTTACACCAAGAGTAACTAAGGAAAACACGAGTAAAATTCATTGGCGTGAGGTTACTTCCTCATAGAAAGGCTAGAGAAAACCTTTGTCCAAGAAGGTAACCACCGAATCGGTCAACTTTATCGGTAAGTTTCCTATTTCTGTGACCTTGTACTTGGGTATTATTTTAGAGATATTGATTCTACATATGAggaatttttttactttgagcCTCCTTGACATGTGCATTCAGGTTCGTCAAGCttgtgatgttaaacaagtgcttcttgggagataACCCAAGCaggattttttgtattttggttaGTTTGAATCTAAAGTTGTATTTTGTTGTCTTGTTTGAGTTTGCAATAAATTGCTTGATTTGTCTTGAATTTTCATGTGTTGGTTGGATGCTTGTGGCGATGGGCACTCATTTTGTGCTTCttaagttttatttgtatttgagcTTAACTACAGGAAATAGGGAAAACTCTACTCAATTTTCCAAGACTCTTACAGGCTCCTTACACTCATAAGCATGACCGTGAAcctcatatagagagctttacGAGCATCTT
It encodes:
- the LOC120276091 gene encoding uncharacterized protein LOC120276091 translates to MRNKQASLQNLENQVGWITKLVSKWPQGSLLSNTEANPHVHLKAIPLRSGEKVGMGGDKMIKMEKEPEIKVIESLARKSEPTSIVEKRTPPLVKEYILCLLYPLRLLNDHTDKQFKRFLDLLKQLHISVPFVEALSQMPKYAKFLKDLLTNKRKSKEVSTVTLSEGSSALLQK
- the LOC120276092 gene encoding uncharacterized protein LOC120276092; the encoded protein is MTLQLADSSIRHLRGIIEDILVKVDKFIFPVDLMILDLDEDIEVKLILGSSFLAISKALIDVSNGRMKLRVGDKEVMFALSDAIKHPSTFDDTLYFLDKTDLIVDECVQEILHKEPFKE